gctgggtccCTTTCCActggacaaaataaaaaattttctTCCAGTGACCTACCCCTTTGTCTCGCTCAGTTCATTTTCATACCTATGGAAAGGCAGTTGATTTGGATATAGagacatgttttaaaaaaatattcctcaaGTATACAATCAGCTCTGACTTTGCATTTcactcagaaaacaaaacacatccaCCAAAATCAATGGACTAGAATAtccaaatgttttttctttaaagcttcTGTTGATGTCTCAGTTATCATGTGTTAGCCCAGTTCTGCAGAGGTTCCTGATCCCCTCTCACAGGGAGGAAAGGAcaaagagagctgctgcagacaacaGAAAACATTCAAACTCGAAGATATTTGTTCGGTTAAGGTTCTGCAGAAGATCGAGTTTAACCCAAGTTTAATTTGTACTAATTTTACTTTGCGTTATCCCTTAATGTCCAGTTTGAAAATCAGATTATGtcaagcaggaaaaataatacaagGGGATATTTTCCAAAACAGTTCCTTAGTAGAAGCTACTTCCATCTAACAAAAATATTAGTCATGATAGTAATAGGGAGACTTTCTACTAAATAGTAATAAATTGCTCAGTCTATTGCTCAGGAAAAGTTTTCCCACAAATGCCATGGAAAAAACTGTCTCTTTCCATTCTCGAGTCCAAAAAATTAGTTTTCCTCCTCAGCCAAATCCCCATAGACACAATTACAGAGAAACTCCAtgagcagcttttcctgccagcagggatgtggagaggctggaggaggtTTGCTGGGTGCCAAGGCCAAACTCTAATCCTTGGCAGTGCTGTTACTTCCTGAACACTCACTCCAAAAAGAGTGCAGAAGAGGTTTAAAAATCACTGGGGTCAAAGTGGCTGCAGCACGCAAGCCTCTGTCGGAACATCTCAGGCCGTGCTGTTTGCTGCTTTCCTGTTGCAGTGACTTACTGCTTCCCCGATGATGAACTAGAGCCCACTCTTACCAGACAGGGTAAGAAGGTGGTAAAAATCCCAACTCCCAGCTCACCCTGACTGACAGAACCCTGCAGCACACCTTAGGAAGGAGAGGCCTCATGACCTCTGAGATGTGTATTTCGTAGCATTTACCTATTTGGCACATGCTGTGCCCAGTGTTATTTGCTCTGAGTTGCAGTATGAAGGACATAAATCTGTTTACCTTCAACGCAAAAAGCAGCAACACAGAAGGTATGGCAGCCTGAAGCTTCCTGAGGAAGCTGCCTCTCAGGAACAGACCAACACCATGAGGCTGAACCCAGGAATGAACAGTTCCCTTGGCAGCCCTCAGTGCTAGGATGGGCTTTACTGCAGCTGAGAACAGGCTCACAGCAACAGAGATTTCCTGCTGACCAGAGCAGCCaccccagctcagcactgagaACAAAAAGGACAGGGTGCAGagtcacagcctcctcctccaCTTCCCTGCAGTACATTGGTTTCACAGGCCTCAGCAGAGAACACCAGCACAGGGGTGCTGGAGTGCCAGCTACCAGAGAGCTTTaatcccatttttcctctcccctttttaAACTGGCTGTAAACTCTCCCTTTGAGCCCCATCTTAAATTTCTACCTGTCTGCTGAGAATGTTTTACATGAAGCTGCACCTGTGGTTGGTGCTGACTTATCAAACCAACCCAGACTCCCCAAAGCTCACATTATTTAATATTCTAGGGAGTACACAGACATTATGTGCTGCACCCTACAGTACTGCattttttaagagatttttcttcAGGTCCGattttgacttttctttttaaaattggtACTTTGCTCCTGAAGGTTTACAGTCAGTGAAAAGGAACACAGCCTACTCTACCTGAAAAGAGCTGCCACGGTTCCTGATATTAAGTGAGAATATAAGTAACATTATCGTGAATTTTATTATTACCAACCCACCACATATATATGAAATAATTCTACAAACAAAAGTCATTCAGGTCCATATTTATTAATATGCCTGTGCACTGTCAATGCTCATGGTGATGCCTGAAAGAACACTAATAGAACACAGTCTCTGTGTTTCAGATACAAAGATTTTCCCAGTTAACATCAACATCCCAGACCAGCTCATAAAGACCCCACGCTGGGGACTGCAGTCCAGCACCACAGAAGGAATCATTTGAGGGTGTTATCAATCTGACACAGAAAGACCGGTGTTCATCAGAGCTCACGGGACAGTCTCTCTTACAAGCCCAGTTTGGTCCTCCTCCAGTGTCTCCTTTTGGAGTTGTACCTAAGACAAAAGCAGAGTGAATTAGCAAAGTGCACATACACTTGTTAAACATGAAACAGAACAGCACAAGGAGTAAGTCTCTTCCATGAAAGCACAATAATTTGTGAGCATGTACTTGTCCATATTAACAACAAATGCTTTCACCATGGTGTGGGTGAAACCACAGACTGTTAACAAAGTTGCTCTCAGCAGGAAAATGGCAGCACTCCCACAGCAGGAAGCACTGGAATTGCAGCCTGCTTTAACACAAAGCTTggacagaaacggtggcccAGCTACTCAAGTGTCCGGAGACAAAAATCTGTGATTTTGCCCTATGGTCAGGTATTTTGAAGTACTGCAATTTAGCTGAAACAGAGCCCAGCTGTAATCTGACATGTGGAAGACAAGAATCCAGCTGAGTGCACGCACCACCGATCCTGCCTAGAAACAAGTCGGGAGCAGCTACAGGAACAGAACCTAGCAATGCTGGGTCACTGCCTGAGCCAGCCAGTGCTGCCGTTGTTCTCCTCACTGCTTagaacacagagagaaaagagaagagggaattCTGTTGCCTTAAAAAGCCTAGATGAATGAGCGTATGAGATAAGAAACCATGCTGCACTGTGCATGCACCATGTGCACCCAGTGTGTCACACAAATCAATTCTACAATCAGGTACGAAGCATCTCATACTATCAATCTGATTTCCCATATATCCAGTAAGTCCTTACACATCATCCCCCTAACCTCGAAGCACCCATGCTCAGGAACTGTTCCTTGAAAATGCAGGAGCCCAAAGGGGCACTATGAGGGAAGACAGGTATTGGGCAGGGGAGCGTCAGGAACAGAGAAGCTACCAGGGAACAAACTCTGGAATAAACCATCCACACACAGTTCAGGTTTTCACTTTACACGTACCATCACCGAAGGTGTGTGCACACTTGCAGAGCACTGGTGCAAAACCCCTACAGAACAAAATGCACAGAAGCCACACACTGCCTCAAGAGGCCTCACCTGCCCTACCATCCCTGCATGGCCCTCATGGCCACAAAAATGCGCTTTTGCTGGCATAAACGCCATCAGCTCCCGCTTTCGGCTCGTGCCGTCTAGGCCGCTTGGCTGGGCCTGCACggccacagctcctgggagagCACAGGCCCAGCTCGTTACCTGATCTTATTGCCAGTTTTCATGCGAATCCACTGCGGGATGGGCCggttctgcttctgcttcttggCGAGGAAGCGTTTGATCTTGAACGTCTTGTGCGACGACTGCAAGAGAGCGCAGCGGTCAGTCCCTCacacagccccggcacagccccgaCCTCACCAGGCCTCGGCGAGCCGGGAATGCCGCACCCGGCTCCCTCCCGCtcccccgcggccccgccgcccccgcggtCCGCCCGCCAGGTCCCCTAAGCGCGGCGGCCTCGGGGAGAGGGCTCGGGGCGCGGCGGGAGGCGCGGATGGCCGCGGATGTCTCACCATGGCGCGGAGCGGCGCGAGGTCCCTGCGATGGCGGCGTCCGAGGAGGCGGAAGAGGGGGGCGGAGCGGCGATGGCGGAGCAGGcgcagcgccccctgccggcccgGCGGCCCCGCAGGTAGTGAGGGACGGCGGCGGCCGAGAGAGTTTGTGAGAGTTTATTTGGATTTAGTACAAAAAACAGCTATGGCTAAAATTCCCCAGCTTGGGAGGAGCTGCTACTGGCGAAGTCTCGTTCTGAGCTGTAAAACAATACTTCAAGTTATGAGGGAAGAGGAAGCAGTTCCGAGAGGGCAGGAGTTCAGATGTGTTTCAGACTTGAGAAGGGAAGATGCTAGAAAAGAACAGGATGCCCAAACCAGCTacatttgattaaaaataagcatttcaGTGTAGGGAGACTTTACATGAGAATTTATCAAGACATATTCAACTACTAAGCCAGCTTATTCATACACTCCAACTTAAGTTACTTTATCCAGAGAACCACTCAAGAGGATCATCTCTCCCTCCCTAACATGGTCACTGCACTGCCAGATGTTCTGCTCCTTAGGTGCAAAAAGGCTCCTATCCACTGGTACCTCAACAACCCCAGCCTGTGCATGTGTCTCGGTGCTAGACTGACACGCTTTAGCTTTCACTGCCTCATGCAGGAGTGCCACATAACACAGCAACACCTGTGTTAACTCCAGGCAACTCCAAGCTTGGTCTGCTGAAGTGCATCCAACACCGGCTCTAATTGCCTTAGAGTAGAGCTCTGGCTTTTGACCCAAGtctcttcccctcctgcccatAACTCATTTATTATCAAACTTAAGGCCATAAAGTCTTTCTATTTCACAAAGATTCTCCTCTCTGTTGCAGTTAGGCGTTAGGAAATAAGTtcaaataactgaaaatattaCAATGAGAACGCATTTCAAATTCTGAATCTACAACTGAGGTTTTTTAACCAGAAACATCCAACAGCACAATGCCCCCTTTTCTTTGTTCGTTCCTTTTTCACTCCGAAGGCACTTCTGGATTGCGTAGTACATGCTCTTTGGCTGCACAGACAGTCAGAACACACAAGGCTGGCGCATCAGTCACTCCTCCTCCTTCGTGTGACTGGTCTCACCCTCTTGTTTCTTATCCACTCCCTGATCTGGGGGCTTTGCAGCACTGTCTTCATACTGACACAATCTGCTCCGGCTTCGGGCTCCGGGCTGGTACAGCTGCATTGCTGGGCGATcctgaaat
This genomic window from Prinia subflava isolate CZ2003 ecotype Zambia chromosome Z, Cam_Psub_1.2, whole genome shotgun sequence contains:
- the RPL39 gene encoding large ribosomal subunit protein eL39, producing MSSHKTFKIKRFLAKKQKQNRPIPQWIRMKTGNKIRYNSKRRHWRRTKLGL